A genomic region of Parus major isolate Abel chromosome 14, Parus_major1.1, whole genome shotgun sequence contains the following coding sequences:
- the SCNN1B gene encoding amiloride-sensitive sodium channel subunit beta isoform X2, giving the protein MCYSGESENLQIWPADQGISITFFIFEKQQHEPEEVPGAGAAPPAEGPWLHLQGAAGLWGILINTYLSYNVTSSLSIGFKTMKFPAVTICNANPFKYSEVKPLLKELDRLIEAALERILQPGNGSENVSPPLDLELWNQIPLVLIDEHDKDNPVILDIFETNQTAVGNRTALDTETSVSSDTAGGSEALGNETTVGNQTTAPPAPSNTTSEEKKYKLAVKLCSQQGSDNCTYRNFSSAAQAVSEWYILQSTSILSKVPLHQRIRMGYQAEDMILACLYGAEPCNYKNFTQIYHPDHGNCYIFNWGMDEEALNSSNPGAEFGLKLILDISQQDYIPYLSSAAGARLMLHQQKSFPFLKDQGIYAMAGTETSIGVLVDELERMGYPYSDCTMNGSDVPVKNLYSQYNTSYSIQACLRSCFQNHMVEICGCGHYMFPLPEGVNYCNNEDSPGWAYCYSSLRSSIKQRQICIDSCKETCNDTQYKMTISMADWPSEASEDWIFHILSYERDMSTNVTLDRNGIIKLNIYFQEYNYRTISESAATTIVWLLSSLGGQFGFWMGGSVLCLIEFGEIIIDSLWITIINLIGWCKGLRQRRARCPDAPPTVSELVEAHTNLGFQPEPTGAVARAGALPPEPGTPPPNYDSLRVQPLDTLGPDSDADTE; this is encoded by the exons ATGTGCTACTCAGGAGAATCTGAGAATCTGCAGATCTGGCCAGCAGATCAAGGAATCAGTatcaccttttttatttttgaaaa gcagcagcatgAACCTGAAGAAGTACCTGGTGCGGGCGCTGCACCGCCTGCAGAAGGGCCCTGGTTACACCTACAAGGAGCTGCTGGTCTG TGGGGGATCCTCATCAACACCTACCTCTCCTACAACGTCACCTCGTCTCTCTCCATTGGCTTTAAGACCATGAAGTTCCCTGCAGTCACCATCTGCAATGCCAACCCTTTCAA ATACTCAGAGGTGAAGCCcctgctgaaggagctggacAGGCTCATTGAGGCGGCGCTGGAGAGGATCCTGCAGCCGGGGAACGGCAGCGAGAACGTGTCCCCACCGCTCGACCTGGAGCTCTGGAACCAGATCCCCCTGGTCCTCATCGACGAGCACGACAAAGACAATCCTGTCATCCTGGACATCTTTGAGACCAACCAGACTGCTGTGGGCAACAGAACTGCCTTGGACACCGAAACCAGTGTGAGCAGTGACACTGCTGGGGGCAGCGAAGCCTTGGGCAACGAAACCACTGTGGGGAACCAAACCACTGCTCCACCTGCCCCATCCAACACCACGTCGGAAGAGAAGAAGTACAAGCTGGCAGTGAAGCTG tgcagccagcagggctctgACAACTGCACCTACAGGAACTTCAGCAGCGCGGCGCAGGCGGTGAGCGAGTGGTACATCCTGCAGTCCACCTCCATCCTCTCCAAGGTGCCGCTGCACCAGAGGATCAGGATGGGATACCAGGCAGAGGACATGATCCTGGCGTGTCTCTACGGGGCTGAACCCTGCAACTACAA GAATTTCACCCAAATCTACCACCCAGACCATGGCAACTGCTACATCTTTAACTGGGGCATGGATGAAGAGGCTCTGAACTCTTCCAACCCTGGGGCTGAATTTG GGCTGAAGCTGATTCTGGACATCAGCCAACAGGACTACATTCCCTAcctgtcctctgctgctggggcccGGCTCATGCTGCACCAACAGAAGAGCTTCCCCTTCCTCAAGGATCAGGGCATCTACGCCATGGCTGGGACAGAAACCTCCATTGGAGTGCTGGTG GATGAGCTGGAGCGGATGGGTTATCCCTACAGCGACTGCACCATGAACGGCTCCGACGTCCCTGTCAAAAACCTCTACAGCCAGTACAACACCTCCTACTCCATACAG gcCTGCCTGCGCTCCTGTTTCCAAAACCACATGGTGGAGATCTGTGGATGTGGGCACTATATGTTCCCTTTGCCTGAAGGGGTCAATTACTGCAATAACGAggacagcccaggctggg CATATTGCTATTCCTCACTGAGATCCAGCATAAAACAGCGCCAGATCTGCATTGACTCCTGTAAAGAAACATGCAA TGACACGCAGTACAAAATGACCATCTCCATGGCGGACTGGCCATCAGAGGCCTCTGAG GACTGGATTTTCCATATTCTGTCTTATGAAAGGGATATGTCAACAAATGTGACTCTGGACAG GAATGGGATCATCAAGCTGAACATTTACTTCCAGGAGTACAACTACCGCACCATCTCGGAGTCAGCTGCCACGACG ATCGTTTGGCTGCTGTCGAGCCTGGGAGGCCAGTTTGGGTTCTGGATGGGGGGCTCGGTGCTGTGCCTCATTGAGTTTGGGGAGATCATCATCGACTCGCTGTGGATCACCATCATCAACCTCATCGGCTGGTGCAAAGGCCTGAGGCAGAGGCGGGCGCGGTGCCCCGACGCGCCCCCGACGGTGTCGGAGCTGGTGGAGGCTCACACCAACCTGGGCTTCCAGCCCGAGCCCACGGGGGCCGTGGCCAGGGCCGGGGCGCTGCCCCCCGAGCCCGGCACGCCCCCACCCAACTACGACTCCCTGCGGGTGCAGCCCCTGGACACCCTCGGCCCCGACAGCGACGCCGACACCGAGTGA
- the SCNN1B gene encoding amiloride-sensitive sodium channel subunit beta isoform X3, translated as MKFPAVTICNANPFKYSEVKPLLKELDRLIEAALERILQPGNGSENVSPPLDLELWNQIPLVLIDEHDKDNPVILDIFETNQTAVGNRTALDTETSVSSDTAGGSEALGNETTVGNQTTAPPAPSNTTSEEKKYKLAVKLCSQQGSDNCTYRNFSSAAQAVSEWYILQSTSILSKVPLHQRIRMGYQAEDMILACLYGAEPCNYKNFTQIYHPDHGNCYIFNWGMDEEALNSSNPGAEFGLKLILDISQQDYIPYLSSAAGARLMLHQQKSFPFLKDQGIYAMAGTETSIGVLVDELERMGYPYSDCTMNGSDVPVKNLYSQYNTSYSIQACLRSCFQNHMVEICGCGHYMFPLPEGVNYCNNEDSPGWAYCYSSLRSSIKQRQICIDSCKETCNDTQYKMTISMADWPSEASEDWIFHILSYERDMSTNVTLDRNGIIKLNIYFQEYNYRTISESAATTIVWLLSSLGGQFGFWMGGSVLCLIEFGEIIIDSLWITIINLIGWCKGLRQRRARCPDAPPTVSELVEAHTNLGFQPEPTGAVARAGALPPEPGTPPPNYDSLRVQPLDTLGPDSDADTE; from the exons ATGAAGTTCCCTGCAGTCACCATCTGCAATGCCAACCCTTTCAA ATACTCAGAGGTGAAGCCcctgctgaaggagctggacAGGCTCATTGAGGCGGCGCTGGAGAGGATCCTGCAGCCGGGGAACGGCAGCGAGAACGTGTCCCCACCGCTCGACCTGGAGCTCTGGAACCAGATCCCCCTGGTCCTCATCGACGAGCACGACAAAGACAATCCTGTCATCCTGGACATCTTTGAGACCAACCAGACTGCTGTGGGCAACAGAACTGCCTTGGACACCGAAACCAGTGTGAGCAGTGACACTGCTGGGGGCAGCGAAGCCTTGGGCAACGAAACCACTGTGGGGAACCAAACCACTGCTCCACCTGCCCCATCCAACACCACGTCGGAAGAGAAGAAGTACAAGCTGGCAGTGAAGCTG tgcagccagcagggctctgACAACTGCACCTACAGGAACTTCAGCAGCGCGGCGCAGGCGGTGAGCGAGTGGTACATCCTGCAGTCCACCTCCATCCTCTCCAAGGTGCCGCTGCACCAGAGGATCAGGATGGGATACCAGGCAGAGGACATGATCCTGGCGTGTCTCTACGGGGCTGAACCCTGCAACTACAA GAATTTCACCCAAATCTACCACCCAGACCATGGCAACTGCTACATCTTTAACTGGGGCATGGATGAAGAGGCTCTGAACTCTTCCAACCCTGGGGCTGAATTTG GGCTGAAGCTGATTCTGGACATCAGCCAACAGGACTACATTCCCTAcctgtcctctgctgctggggcccGGCTCATGCTGCACCAACAGAAGAGCTTCCCCTTCCTCAAGGATCAGGGCATCTACGCCATGGCTGGGACAGAAACCTCCATTGGAGTGCTGGTG GATGAGCTGGAGCGGATGGGTTATCCCTACAGCGACTGCACCATGAACGGCTCCGACGTCCCTGTCAAAAACCTCTACAGCCAGTACAACACCTCCTACTCCATACAG gcCTGCCTGCGCTCCTGTTTCCAAAACCACATGGTGGAGATCTGTGGATGTGGGCACTATATGTTCCCTTTGCCTGAAGGGGTCAATTACTGCAATAACGAggacagcccaggctggg CATATTGCTATTCCTCACTGAGATCCAGCATAAAACAGCGCCAGATCTGCATTGACTCCTGTAAAGAAACATGCAA TGACACGCAGTACAAAATGACCATCTCCATGGCGGACTGGCCATCAGAGGCCTCTGAG GACTGGATTTTCCATATTCTGTCTTATGAAAGGGATATGTCAACAAATGTGACTCTGGACAG GAATGGGATCATCAAGCTGAACATTTACTTCCAGGAGTACAACTACCGCACCATCTCGGAGTCAGCTGCCACGACG ATCGTTTGGCTGCTGTCGAGCCTGGGAGGCCAGTTTGGGTTCTGGATGGGGGGCTCGGTGCTGTGCCTCATTGAGTTTGGGGAGATCATCATCGACTCGCTGTGGATCACCATCATCAACCTCATCGGCTGGTGCAAAGGCCTGAGGCAGAGGCGGGCGCGGTGCCCCGACGCGCCCCCGACGGTGTCGGAGCTGGTGGAGGCTCACACCAACCTGGGCTTCCAGCCCGAGCCCACGGGGGCCGTGGCCAGGGCCGGGGCGCTGCCCCCCGAGCCCGGCACGCCCCCACCCAACTACGACTCCCTGCGGGTGCAGCCCCTGGACACCCTCGGCCCCGACAGCGACGCCGACACCGAGTGA
- the SCNN1B gene encoding amiloride-sensitive sodium channel subunit beta isoform X1: MNLKKYLVRALHRLQKGPGYTYKELLVWYCDNTNTHGPKRIIKEGPKKKLIWFFLTLLFASLVFWQWGILINTYLSYNVTSSLSIGFKTMKFPAVTICNANPFKYSEVKPLLKELDRLIEAALERILQPGNGSENVSPPLDLELWNQIPLVLIDEHDKDNPVILDIFETNQTAVGNRTALDTETSVSSDTAGGSEALGNETTVGNQTTAPPAPSNTTSEEKKYKLAVKLCSQQGSDNCTYRNFSSAAQAVSEWYILQSTSILSKVPLHQRIRMGYQAEDMILACLYGAEPCNYKNFTQIYHPDHGNCYIFNWGMDEEALNSSNPGAEFGLKLILDISQQDYIPYLSSAAGARLMLHQQKSFPFLKDQGIYAMAGTETSIGVLVDELERMGYPYSDCTMNGSDVPVKNLYSQYNTSYSIQACLRSCFQNHMVEICGCGHYMFPLPEGVNYCNNEDSPGWAYCYSSLRSSIKQRQICIDSCKETCNDTQYKMTISMADWPSEASEDWIFHILSYERDMSTNVTLDRNGIIKLNIYFQEYNYRTISESAATTIVWLLSSLGGQFGFWMGGSVLCLIEFGEIIIDSLWITIINLIGWCKGLRQRRARCPDAPPTVSELVEAHTNLGFQPEPTGAVARAGALPPEPGTPPPNYDSLRVQPLDTLGPDSDADTE; the protein is encoded by the exons atgAACCTGAAGAAGTACCTGGTGCGGGCGCTGCACCGCCTGCAGAAGGGCCCTGGTTACACCTACAAGGAGCTGCTGGTCTGGTACTGCGACAACACCAACACCCACGGCCCCAAGCGCATCATCAAGGAGGGgccaaagaagaaattaatctggTTCTTCCTAACGTTGCTCTTTGCATCCCTGGTGTTCTGGCAGTGGGGGATCCTCATCAACACCTACCTCTCCTACAACGTCACCTCGTCTCTCTCCATTGGCTTTAAGACCATGAAGTTCCCTGCAGTCACCATCTGCAATGCCAACCCTTTCAA ATACTCAGAGGTGAAGCCcctgctgaaggagctggacAGGCTCATTGAGGCGGCGCTGGAGAGGATCCTGCAGCCGGGGAACGGCAGCGAGAACGTGTCCCCACCGCTCGACCTGGAGCTCTGGAACCAGATCCCCCTGGTCCTCATCGACGAGCACGACAAAGACAATCCTGTCATCCTGGACATCTTTGAGACCAACCAGACTGCTGTGGGCAACAGAACTGCCTTGGACACCGAAACCAGTGTGAGCAGTGACACTGCTGGGGGCAGCGAAGCCTTGGGCAACGAAACCACTGTGGGGAACCAAACCACTGCTCCACCTGCCCCATCCAACACCACGTCGGAAGAGAAGAAGTACAAGCTGGCAGTGAAGCTG tgcagccagcagggctctgACAACTGCACCTACAGGAACTTCAGCAGCGCGGCGCAGGCGGTGAGCGAGTGGTACATCCTGCAGTCCACCTCCATCCTCTCCAAGGTGCCGCTGCACCAGAGGATCAGGATGGGATACCAGGCAGAGGACATGATCCTGGCGTGTCTCTACGGGGCTGAACCCTGCAACTACAA GAATTTCACCCAAATCTACCACCCAGACCATGGCAACTGCTACATCTTTAACTGGGGCATGGATGAAGAGGCTCTGAACTCTTCCAACCCTGGGGCTGAATTTG GGCTGAAGCTGATTCTGGACATCAGCCAACAGGACTACATTCCCTAcctgtcctctgctgctggggcccGGCTCATGCTGCACCAACAGAAGAGCTTCCCCTTCCTCAAGGATCAGGGCATCTACGCCATGGCTGGGACAGAAACCTCCATTGGAGTGCTGGTG GATGAGCTGGAGCGGATGGGTTATCCCTACAGCGACTGCACCATGAACGGCTCCGACGTCCCTGTCAAAAACCTCTACAGCCAGTACAACACCTCCTACTCCATACAG gcCTGCCTGCGCTCCTGTTTCCAAAACCACATGGTGGAGATCTGTGGATGTGGGCACTATATGTTCCCTTTGCCTGAAGGGGTCAATTACTGCAATAACGAggacagcccaggctggg CATATTGCTATTCCTCACTGAGATCCAGCATAAAACAGCGCCAGATCTGCATTGACTCCTGTAAAGAAACATGCAA TGACACGCAGTACAAAATGACCATCTCCATGGCGGACTGGCCATCAGAGGCCTCTGAG GACTGGATTTTCCATATTCTGTCTTATGAAAGGGATATGTCAACAAATGTGACTCTGGACAG GAATGGGATCATCAAGCTGAACATTTACTTCCAGGAGTACAACTACCGCACCATCTCGGAGTCAGCTGCCACGACG ATCGTTTGGCTGCTGTCGAGCCTGGGAGGCCAGTTTGGGTTCTGGATGGGGGGCTCGGTGCTGTGCCTCATTGAGTTTGGGGAGATCATCATCGACTCGCTGTGGATCACCATCATCAACCTCATCGGCTGGTGCAAAGGCCTGAGGCAGAGGCGGGCGCGGTGCCCCGACGCGCCCCCGACGGTGTCGGAGCTGGTGGAGGCTCACACCAACCTGGGCTTCCAGCCCGAGCCCACGGGGGCCGTGGCCAGGGCCGGGGCGCTGCCCCCCGAGCCCGGCACGCCCCCACCCAACTACGACTCCCTGCGGGTGCAGCCCCTGGACACCCTCGGCCCCGACAGCGACGCCGACACCGAGTGA